One genomic segment of Petrotoga sp. 9PWA.NaAc.5.4 includes these proteins:
- a CDS encoding thymidylate kinase, which translates to MKKGKLIVIESGTDASGKATQIELLYNRLKNENFPILKAEFPNYKSESSSLIKMYLRGEFGEDPESVNPYAASTFFAVDRFATYTKELKQFYESGVTILCDRYTTSNMIYQSSKFENEKDKDNFLDWLWDLEFNKFNLPIPSYVIFLDIPPEISINLLKKRVQKVEGLGKLDIHENDLNYINKTYKNAKYIAYKYNWKIIDCLKNNRELKTIEKIHEEIYSFWKQIKD; encoded by the coding sequence ATGAAAAAAGGAAAGTTAATTGTTATTGAATCAGGTACCGATGCTAGCGGCAAAGCCACTCAAATCGAATTACTCTATAATCGATTAAAAAATGAAAACTTTCCCATCTTAAAGGCTGAATTTCCAAACTATAAAAGTGAATCTTCAAGCCTCATAAAAATGTACCTTAGAGGAGAATTTGGAGAAGATCCTGAATCAGTAAATCCCTATGCCGCTTCCACTTTTTTTGCTGTTGATAGGTTTGCAACTTATACGAAAGAATTAAAACAGTTTTATGAATCTGGAGTTACTATATTGTGTGACAGATATACTACTTCAAATATGATTTATCAGTCTTCAAAATTTGAAAATGAAAAAGATAAAGATAATTTTTTGGATTGGTTATGGGATTTAGAATTTAATAAATTTAATCTTCCTATTCCTTCTTATGTTATATTTTTGGATATTCCTCCGGAAATTAGTATTAACTTACTTAAAAAAAGAGTACAAAAAGTTGAGGGATTGGGAAAGTTAGACATACATGAAAACGATCTTAATTACATAAATAAAACATACAAAAACGCTAAATATATTGCTTATAAATATAATTGGAAGATAATAGATTGTTTAAAAAACAATAGAGAGTTAAAAACAA
- a CDS encoding chromate transporter gives MIYLTLFFEFFKIGLFSIGGGLATLPFLQDLVDKYGWITSQELADMIAISESTPGPIGINTATFVGFKTAGVFGGILATIGIVTPSIIIISLIAKYFGKINEKPLIKNGFYTLRPAVIGLIGAAAYEVAKVSLLNLNLFLETSKFFSLFNYKAIILFVVIIFLMKKFKFHPVIYLGIAAVIGIIFKF, from the coding sequence ATGATTTACTTAACTTTATTTTTTGAATTCTTCAAAATAGGTTTATTTTCTATAGGTGGGGGATTAGCAACTCTTCCTTTTCTGCAAGATCTTGTCGATAAGTATGGTTGGATAACCTCTCAAGAGCTTGCCGATATGATAGCAATATCGGAATCAACCCCTGGACCTATTGGTATAAATACAGCTACTTTTGTTGGCTTTAAGACTGCAGGTGTGTTTGGAGGGATATTGGCAACAATTGGGATAGTTACACCTTCAATAATAATAATTAGTTTGATAGCAAAATATTTTGGTAAAATAAATGAAAAACCACTTATAAAAAATGGCTTTTATACATTAAGGCCTGCTGTTATTGGATTAATTGGTGCTGCTGCTTATGAAGTTGCTAAAGTTTCTCTTTTAAATCTTAATCTTTTTTTAGAAACGAGCAAATTTTTTTCTCTATTTAATTACAAGGCGATTATTTTATTTGTAGTCATTATTTTTTTAATGAAGAAATTTAAGTTCCATCCTGTAATATATCTTGGAATAGCTGCTGTTATAGGTATTATATTTAAGTTCTAA
- a CDS encoding chromate transporter produces MILLDIFTTFARIGSLTFGGGYAMLPMMQEELVKKRKWVSEEEIIDYYAIGQSTPGIIAINTATFVGYKLKGVIGAIVASLGMVFPSLVIISIIAAFFQKFQDYTIVQNAFGGIRVAVIALILNTIINMWKKSVKDYIGVIVFLISFLGVALIDISPVIVIIISFAVGNIIKLNKADSK; encoded by the coding sequence ATGATTTTATTAGATATATTTACAACGTTTGCTCGCATTGGGAGTTTGACTTTTGGTGGTGGATATGCTATGCTCCCTATGATGCAAGAAGAATTAGTTAAAAAAAGAAAATGGGTTAGTGAAGAAGAGATAATAGATTATTACGCTATAGGTCAAAGTACTCCGGGAATAATAGCTATAAATACTGCAACGTTTGTGGGATATAAATTAAAAGGAGTTATAGGAGCCATTGTAGCCAGCTTAGGGATGGTATTTCCGTCTTTGGTTATAATTAGCATTATAGCTGCCTTTTTTCAGAAGTTTCAAGATTATACAATAGTTCAAAATGCATTTGGAGGAATACGCGTAGCTGTAATAGCTTTAATTCTAAATACAATAATTAATATGTGGAAAAAATCGGTTAAAGATTATATTGGTGTTATAGTATTTTTAATTTCTTTTTTAGGAGTTGCTCTTATTGACATTTCACCAGTTATAGTTATAATAATATCTTTTGCAGTTGGAAATATAATTAAATTAAACAAGGCTGATAGTAAATGA
- a CDS encoding TM0106 family RecB-like putative nuclease, whose translation MDLLYYENYKNCSYFVPTYKRKGTYFTTSIDGLQIEANYEPLENGVIKISRFGKNFKKSYWLHIYAAYYHFKEKDENLKRIILETLNATYEVNYSDILLREKWIKKELNNLKNTRKTHGSHCKFCKIKKSCHLEFLKQGDFSVVPNFSQQVVEQLNKMNLDPITVIATDQIEKLDKKFRKPLYNLRSLIKDETFVVGKYIFPNDYIVFDVETYMNKDFLFGFLDNDDYYPFFIGNNGAKTIHKMIDFLYSKDKFLIHYDKNDIKALNKFTFNYPDLKGKIRKIISKSVDLFEIVNENYTLPVVSYSLKDISKYFGFEWKTELNGFAVIIEYRAYLKGDKEALKRIFKYNEQDCRATKLVIEKLKNITNNENA comes from the coding sequence ATGGATTTGTTATACTATGAAAACTATAAAAATTGTAGTTATTTTGTACCTACGTATAAAAGAAAAGGAACATATTTTACGACTAGTATAGATGGTCTCCAAATCGAAGCAAATTATGAACCCTTGGAAAACGGTGTAATTAAGATAAGCAGATTTGGTAAAAATTTCAAAAAATCATATTGGCTTCACATATATGCCGCTTATTATCATTTCAAAGAAAAAGATGAAAATTTAAAAAGAATAATATTAGAAACTTTAAATGCTACTTACGAAGTAAACTATAGTGACATCTTACTTAGAGAAAAATGGATAAAAAAGGAACTCAATAACCTCAAAAATACCAGAAAAACTCATGGAAGCCATTGTAAATTTTGTAAAATAAAAAAATCTTGTCACTTGGAATTTCTAAAGCAAGGAGATTTTTCTGTAGTTCCAAACTTCAGCCAGCAAGTAGTTGAACAACTAAATAAAATGAATTTAGATCCTATAACTGTTATAGCTACTGATCAAATAGAAAAGTTAGACAAAAAATTTAGGAAACCTTTATATAACTTAAGATCTTTGATAAAAGATGAAACTTTTGTTGTTGGCAAGTACATTTTTCCGAATGATTATATTGTTTTTGACGTTGAAACTTATATGAACAAGGACTTTTTATTTGGATTTTTAGATAATGATGATTATTATCCTTTTTTTATAGGAAATAATGGTGCTAAAACTATTCATAAGATGATAGATTTTCTTTATTCGAAAGATAAGTTCCTGATTCATTACGACAAGAATGATATAAAAGCTTTAAATAAGTTTACATTTAATTATCCGGACCTTAAAGGTAAAATTAGGAAAATAATCTCAAAATCTGTAGATTTATTTGAGATTGTCAATGAAAATTATACTTTGCCTGTGGTTTCTTATTCATTAAAGGATATAAGCAAATATTTTGGTTTTGAATGGAAAACCGAATTAAATGGTTTTGCAGTTATTATTGAATATCGAGCTTATTTAAAAGGAGACAAAGAAGCTTTAAAAAGAATTTTTAAATATAATGAGCAAGATTGTAGAGCTACTAAATTAGTAATAGAAAAGTTAAAAAATATTACAAATAATGAAAATGCTTAA